The Vibrio nitrifigilis genome window below encodes:
- the sdhD gene encoding succinate dehydrogenase, hydrophobic membrane anchor protein has product MVKNVSSLGRNGVHDFLLVRGTAIIMTLYVIYMVCFCAFTDITYVSWTSFFSGTFTKVFTMLALVSVLIHGWIGLWQVLTDYVKCAKLRSLLQLVVIAVLLGYFFSGLFVLWGV; this is encoded by the coding sequence ATGGTAAAAAATGTTTCATCCCTAGGTCGTAATGGGGTGCACGATTTCTTATTGGTTCGTGGTACCGCCATTATCATGACTTTGTATGTCATATACATGGTCTGTTTCTGCGCCTTTACTGATATCACTTATGTTTCGTGGACTTCCTTCTTTAGTGGAACGTTTACGAAAGTCTTCACTATGCTGGCGTTGGTTTCGGTTCTTATTCATGGCTGGATCGGGCTATGGCAAGTACTGACCGATTACGTCAAATGCGCGAAACTGCGGAGCCTACTTCAATTAGTGGTCATTGCAGTATTACTTGGCTATTTCTTTTCCGGCCTTTTCGTTTTGTGGGGTGTATAA
- the sdhA gene encoding succinate dehydrogenase flavoprotein subunit — protein MTIPVREFDAVVIGAGGAGMRAALQISEQGLTCALLSKVFPTRSHTVSAQGGITVALGNSHKDNWEWHMYDTVKGSDYIGDQDAIEYMCKHGPESVIELEKMGLPFSRFENGTIYQRPFGGQSKEFGGEQAARTAAAADRTGHALLHTLYQQNIKHKTTIFSEWYALDLVKNQDGAIMGCTAICMETGEISYFKSKATVLATGGAGRIYASTTNAHINTGDGVGMALRAGAPVQDMEMWQFHPTGIAGAGVLVTEGCRGEGGYLLNKDGERFMERYAPRVKDLAGRDVVARSMMQEIREGRGCEGPWGTHIKLKLDHLGRDVLESRLPGICELSRTFAHVDPVKEPIPVIPTCHYMMGGIPTQISGQALKQTSSGDDVEIQGLFACGEIASVSVHGANRLGGNSLLDLVVFGRSTGLHLGETLAAHAESRPASESDIEASLSRAMRWENSTGGEDPAQIRKDLQQCMQHNFSVFREGAAMAEGLEELKQIRERLEDGHLADKSKEFNTQRVECLELDNLMETAFSTAVAANFRTESRGAHARFDFTERDDENWLCHSIFNPETEEMSKRHVNMQPISRDAFPPKVRTY, from the coding sequence GTGACTATTCCAGTTCGTGAATTCGACGCCGTTGTGATCGGCGCAGGTGGTGCAGGTATGCGTGCTGCACTGCAAATCTCTGAACAAGGCCTGACTTGTGCTTTGTTATCAAAAGTGTTTCCAACTCGTTCTCATACTGTTTCAGCTCAAGGTGGCATTACGGTTGCTTTGGGTAATTCCCATAAAGATAACTGGGAATGGCACATGTATGACACAGTCAAAGGTTCTGACTACATCGGGGACCAAGATGCGATTGAATACATGTGCAAACATGGTCCTGAATCAGTAATTGAATTAGAAAAAATGGGTTTACCATTTTCTCGATTTGAAAACGGAACAATTTACCAACGTCCATTTGGTGGACAATCAAAAGAATTTGGTGGCGAGCAAGCGGCGCGCACTGCTGCTGCTGCGGACCGTACCGGTCACGCATTGCTGCACACGCTGTATCAACAAAATATCAAGCATAAAACCACCATTTTCTCTGAATGGTATGCCTTGGATCTGGTGAAAAACCAAGATGGTGCCATCATGGGGTGTACCGCCATTTGTATGGAAACAGGTGAAATTTCTTACTTTAAATCCAAAGCAACCGTATTAGCGACAGGTGGTGCGGGACGTATTTACGCATCAACCACTAATGCTCATATCAACACGGGGGATGGCGTTGGAATGGCGCTGCGTGCTGGTGCTCCAGTGCAAGACATGGAAATGTGGCAATTCCACCCAACCGGTATTGCTGGTGCGGGGGTCTTAGTCACAGAAGGGTGTCGCGGTGAAGGTGGTTACCTGCTCAACAAAGACGGTGAACGTTTTATGGAACGTTACGCGCCACGTGTGAAAGACTTAGCTGGTCGTGATGTGGTTGCTCGTTCTATGATGCAAGAAATTCGTGAAGGTCGCGGTTGTGAAGGGCCTTGGGGAACACACATTAAGTTGAAATTGGATCACTTAGGTCGTGATGTTCTTGAGTCTCGCCTGCCAGGTATTTGTGAATTATCTCGTACGTTTGCTCACGTTGATCCAGTGAAAGAACCAATCCCAGTCATTCCGACTTGTCACTACATGATGGGCGGTATACCAACCCAAATTTCAGGACAAGCTTTAAAGCAAACCAGTTCTGGTGATGATGTTGAAATCCAAGGCTTGTTTGCCTGCGGTGAAATTGCGTCTGTTTCAGTTCACGGAGCTAACCGTTTAGGTGGCAACTCCTTGCTTGACCTCGTTGTATTTGGCCGTTCAACTGGTTTACATCTTGGCGAAACATTGGCAGCTCATGCTGAATCCCGTCCTGCATCTGAATCTGATATTGAAGCGTCTTTATCTCGAGCCATGCGTTGGGAAAATAGCACCGGTGGTGAAGACCCTGCGCAAATCCGTAAAGACCTACAACAGTGTATGCAACATAACTTTTCTGTATTCCGCGAAGGGGCTGCAATGGCCGAAGGGCTGGAAGAGTTGAAGCAAATTCGTGAACGTTTAGAAGACGGACACCTTGCAGATAAGTCAAAAGAGTTCAATACTCAACGTGTTGAATGTCTGGAATTGGATAACTTAATGGAAACCGCATTCTCTACAGCGGTAGCGGCTAACTTCCGCACTGAAAGTCGTGGTGCTCATGCGCGATTCGACTTTACAGAGCGTGATGATGAAAACTGGTTATGCCACTCAATTTTCAATCCTGAAACGGAAGAAATGAGTAAACGCCATGTGAACATGCAGCCAATTTCCCGTGATGCATTTCCACCAAAAGTACGTACATATTAA
- a CDS encoding succinate dehydrogenase iron-sulfur subunit gives MKLNFSLYRYDPDKDNKPYMKDYSLEVDEGSDMMVLDALILLKEQDPSIAFRRSCREGVCGSDGLNMNGKNGLACITPLSALADSKKIVIRPLPGLPVIRDLIIDMTQFYDNYAKVKPFLMSDGDLPPSREHLQSPEERAHLDGLYECIMCACCSTSCPSFWWNPDKFIGPAGLLAAYRWLIDSRDTATDERLSELDDAFSVFRCHGIMNCVSVCPKGLNPTKAIGHIKSMLLSRSV, from the coding sequence ATGAAACTTAACTTCTCTTTGTACAGATATGATCCAGATAAAGACAACAAACCGTATATGAAAGACTATTCCCTTGAAGTAGACGAGGGTTCAGATATGATGGTGCTTGATGCATTGATTTTGCTTAAAGAACAAGATCCTAGCATTGCGTTCCGTCGTTCTTGCCGCGAAGGTGTTTGCGGCTCGGATGGTCTAAATATGAACGGGAAAAACGGATTGGCTTGTATTACGCCATTATCTGCCCTCGCGGACAGTAAAAAGATCGTAATTCGACCTCTTCCTGGACTACCAGTGATTCGCGATCTGATCATTGATATGACTCAGTTTTACGATAACTACGCAAAAGTGAAGCCGTTCCTTATGTCTGATGGCGACTTACCACCATCAAGGGAGCACTTGCAATCCCCTGAAGAAAGGGCGCATTTAGACGGTTTGTACGAATGTATTATGTGTGCATGCTGTTCGACTTCTTGTCCATCATTTTGGTGGAACCCAGATAAATTTATCGGTCCTGCTGGTTTGTTAGCGGCTTATCGTTGGCTCATTGATAGTCGAGATACAGCCACAGACGAGCGTTTGTCTGAGCTTGATGATGCGTTTAGTGTATTCCGTTGCCACGGCATCATGAATTGCGTAAGTGTATGTCCGAAAGGTCTCAATCCGACCAAAGCGATCGGGCACATCAAATCGATGTTGCTTAGCCGCTCGGTGTAA
- the sucA gene encoding 2-oxoglutarate dehydrogenase E1 component, translated as MHNGVMKAWLESSHLAGANATYVEELYETYLSDPELVSEEWRRVFEGLPMQPDNVVEQSHTRIRDYFRRLAQETKHYSVQVSDPEVDAKQVKVLQLINAYRFRGHEAAQLDPLGLWQRPPVAELEPAFHNLNNDDMEETFNVGSFAIGSDTMQLKDIYQSLNNIYCGSVGAEYMHITDTEQKRWIQQQIEPINGHPQFSLDEKNTFLEELTAAEGLERYLGAKFPGAKRFSLEGGDALIPMTKELIRYAGSKGMREVVIGMAHRGRLNMLVNVLGKKPQGLFDEFAGKHDETWGTGDVKYHQGFSADFATEGGDVHLALAFNPSHLEIVNPVVMGSVRARQDRLGDKEGAKVLPITIHGDSAIAGQGVVAETFNMSQARGFRVGGTVRIVINNQVGFTTSNPTDTRSTMYCTDIAKMVQAPIFHVNADNPEAVAFVTRIALDYRNTFKRDVVIDLVCYRRHGHNEADEPNATQPLMYQKIKKHPTPRKLYADVLMDRGESDIETATQLINEYRDALDHGEVVVKEWRPMTMHSVDWEPYLNHDWNMEWQNQFDFERLKELGNRLCTWPESHKLQSRVAKIYEDRRAMVSGEKMLDWGMAEIFAYATLVDYGKRIRLSGQDSGRGTFFHRHSVLHNQTDASTYAPLKHIHDKQGPFQVIDSVLSEEAVLAFEYGYATAEPSGLTIWEAQFGDFANGAQVVIDQFISSGEQKWGRLCGLTMLLPHGYEGQGPEHSSARLERYLQLCAEQNIQVVVPSSPAQVYHMLRRQVVRPMRRPLIVMSPKSLLRHPLCVSSLDELANGNFMPAIGEVDELDPAKVKRVVFCSGKVYYDLLEQRRANEQDDVAIIRIEQLYPFPIDHVRELIAPYTNVVDYVWCQEEPQNQGAWYSSQHNFVAAIPDGAKLKYAGRPASASPAVGYMSVHLKQQKALVEDALTIN; from the coding sequence ATGCACAACGGCGTGATGAAGGCATGGCTCGAGTCTTCACACTTGGCTGGCGCCAATGCAACTTATGTAGAGGAACTCTACGAAACGTATCTAAGTGATCCCGAATTGGTAAGTGAGGAATGGAGACGTGTGTTTGAAGGGTTGCCTATGCAACCTGACAATGTGGTTGAACAATCACATACGCGCATCCGTGATTACTTCCGGCGACTCGCTCAAGAGACTAAGCATTACAGTGTCCAAGTTAGTGATCCTGAAGTCGATGCAAAACAGGTAAAAGTACTCCAGCTTATAAACGCGTACCGTTTCCGCGGTCACGAAGCTGCTCAATTGGACCCTCTTGGATTATGGCAGCGTCCGCCTGTGGCGGAATTAGAACCAGCTTTCCATAATCTAAACAATGATGACATGGAAGAAACTTTTAACGTAGGCTCGTTCGCCATTGGCAGCGATACGATGCAGTTAAAAGATATTTATCAATCACTCAATAATATTTACTGTGGTTCAGTTGGTGCAGAATACATGCACATTACTGACACAGAACAAAAGCGTTGGATTCAACAGCAAATCGAACCTATTAACGGGCATCCCCAATTTAGCCTTGACGAGAAAAATACGTTTCTTGAAGAGTTAACGGCTGCAGAAGGGCTAGAACGTTATTTAGGTGCGAAGTTCCCAGGTGCTAAACGCTTTTCGTTGGAAGGGGGCGATGCTCTTATTCCAATGACCAAAGAATTAATCCGTTATGCAGGTTCAAAAGGCATGCGAGAAGTGGTTATCGGTATGGCTCACCGTGGTCGATTGAATATGTTGGTGAACGTGCTCGGTAAAAAACCGCAAGGCTTATTCGATGAATTCGCTGGCAAGCATGATGAAACATGGGGTACTGGTGATGTGAAATATCACCAAGGTTTCTCGGCTGATTTCGCCACTGAAGGTGGTGATGTTCACTTGGCGCTTGCGTTTAACCCATCTCACCTAGAAATCGTTAACCCCGTGGTTATGGGGTCGGTACGAGCTCGTCAAGATCGTTTAGGTGATAAAGAAGGCGCCAAAGTTCTGCCAATTACCATCCACGGTGATTCGGCGATCGCAGGGCAGGGCGTTGTGGCTGAAACATTTAATATGTCTCAAGCTCGTGGCTTCCGAGTTGGTGGTACGGTTCGTATCGTTATCAACAACCAAGTGGGGTTCACAACGTCTAATCCTACTGACACTCGTTCAACTATGTACTGTACCGATATTGCAAAAATGGTGCAGGCTCCTATCTTCCATGTCAATGCTGATAACCCAGAGGCTGTAGCCTTTGTAACGCGTATTGCACTGGACTACCGTAATACTTTCAAACGCGATGTTGTTATCGATTTAGTGTGTTATCGCCGCCACGGTCATAACGAAGCTGACGAGCCAAATGCAACGCAGCCTTTGATGTATCAAAAAATCAAGAAGCACCCAACACCTCGGAAATTATATGCTGATGTATTAATGGATCGTGGTGAGAGTGATATTGAAACAGCAACTCAGTTAATTAATGAGTACCGAGATGCGCTGGATCACGGTGAAGTCGTGGTGAAAGAGTGGCGTCCAATGACCATGCATTCAGTAGATTGGGAGCCGTACCTCAATCACGACTGGAACATGGAATGGCAAAATCAATTCGATTTTGAGCGTCTTAAAGAATTGGGTAATCGTCTATGTACTTGGCCGGAAAGTCATAAATTGCAAAGTCGAGTAGCTAAAATTTATGAAGATCGCCGTGCTATGGTGTCGGGCGAAAAAATGCTGGATTGGGGGATGGCAGAAATTTTTGCATATGCCACGTTAGTGGATTATGGCAAGCGTATCCGTTTATCTGGACAAGATTCCGGCCGTGGCACGTTCTTCCATCGTCATTCAGTACTGCATAATCAAACTGATGCGAGCACTTATGCGCCACTTAAGCATATTCATGATAAACAAGGTCCATTCCAAGTGATTGACTCGGTATTATCTGAAGAAGCGGTACTCGCGTTTGAATACGGTTATGCGACGGCGGAACCTAGTGGCTTAACGATCTGGGAAGCGCAATTTGGTGATTTTGCCAACGGTGCTCAGGTTGTCATTGACCAATTTATCTCTTCTGGTGAGCAGAAATGGGGCCGTTTATGTGGCTTAACAATGTTGCTACCACATGGATATGAAGGCCAGGGGCCTGAACACTCTTCTGCTCGTTTAGAGCGTTATCTACAGCTTTGTGCTGAGCAAAATATTCAAGTCGTGGTGCCATCAAGTCCGGCGCAGGTCTATCATATGCTCCGTCGTCAGGTGGTACGCCCTATGCGTCGACCACTGATAGTGATGTCACCTAAGTCTTTGTTGCGTCATCCATTATGTGTTTCTAGTTTAGATGAACTCGCCAACGGTAATTTTATGCCAGCGATAGGTGAGGTCGACGAATTAGATCCTGCTAAAGTCAAACGCGTAGTGTTCTGTTCTGGCAAAGTGTATTACGACTTACTTGAGCAGCGTCGGGCGAATGAGCAAGACGATGTCGCCATCATTCGTATCGAACAGCTTTATCCGTTCCCTATTGATCATGTTCGAGAACTGATAGCGCCATACACCAATGTTGTCGATTATGTTTGGTGTCAGGAAGAGCCACAAAACCAAGGTGCATGGTATTCAAGTCAGCACAATTTCGTTGCAGCGATTCCTGATGGAGCAAAATTGAAATATGCGGGCCGTCCAGCTTCTGCTTCTCCAGCAGTAGGTTATATGTCGGTACACTTGAAACAACAGAAAGCATTAGTTGAAGACGCATTGACGATCAATTAA
- the odhB gene encoding 2-oxoglutarate dehydrogenase complex dihydrolipoyllysine-residue succinyltransferase, producing the protein MTIEILVPDLPESVADATVATWHKKAGDPVDRDEVIVEIETDKVVLEVPAPEAGVMAEIVEDEGSTVLSKQLLARLKPGVVAGEPTKDKAESAEPSPDSRHKTSLTEESNDWLSPAVRRLLAENNLEASDVKGTGVGGRITREDVDSYLAKKAKAAPATKEAEPIAPVASGRSEKRVPMTRLRKRIAERLLEAKNSTAMLTTFNEVNMKPIKDLRKQYQDLFEKKHDIRLGFMSFYVKAVTEALKRYPEVNASLDGDDIVYHNFFDISIAVSTPRGLVTPVLRDTDTLSLAQIEKGIKELALKGRDGKLTVDELTGGNFTITNGGVFGSLMSTPIINPPQAAILGMHKIQDRPMVVDGKIEILPMMYLALSYDHRLVDGRESVGFLVTVKELLEDPARLLLDV; encoded by the coding sequence ATGACAATAGAAATTCTGGTTCCAGATTTACCTGAATCTGTAGCCGATGCGACCGTGGCTACATGGCATAAAAAAGCGGGTGACCCAGTCGATCGCGACGAAGTCATTGTTGAAATCGAAACCGATAAAGTCGTATTAGAAGTGCCTGCGCCAGAAGCTGGCGTGATGGCAGAAATCGTTGAAGATGAAGGCTCCACCGTGCTTTCTAAACAGCTGCTTGCGCGTCTCAAACCGGGCGTAGTAGCTGGTGAACCAACCAAAGATAAAGCGGAGTCAGCAGAGCCTTCTCCAGACAGCCGTCATAAGACATCGCTCACTGAGGAAAGCAATGATTGGCTAAGCCCAGCCGTTCGTCGTTTACTCGCTGAAAATAATCTAGAAGCGAGCGATGTGAAAGGCACTGGCGTTGGTGGACGTATTACACGCGAAGACGTTGATTCGTATCTTGCTAAGAAAGCGAAAGCAGCACCTGCGACGAAAGAAGCAGAACCGATTGCGCCCGTCGCTTCTGGTCGCAGTGAAAAACGTGTGCCTATGACGCGTTTACGTAAACGTATTGCAGAGCGTCTGTTAGAAGCCAAAAACAGTACAGCAATGCTGACTACGTTTAACGAAGTAAACATGAAACCGATTAAAGATCTGCGTAAGCAATATCAAGATCTGTTTGAGAAAAAACATGATATCCGTTTAGGTTTTATGTCTTTCTATGTTAAGGCGGTCACAGAAGCACTGAAGCGTTATCCAGAAGTGAATGCGTCACTTGACGGTGATGACATTGTGTACCACAACTTCTTTGATATCAGTATTGCCGTATCGACTCCTCGTGGGTTGGTAACACCGGTATTACGTGATACTGACACATTGAGTCTGGCTCAAATCGAGAAAGGCATTAAAGAACTTGCGCTAAAAGGGCGTGATGGCAAATTGACAGTGGATGAATTGACCGGAGGTAACTTTACTATTACTAACGGTGGTGTATTTGGTTCATTGATGTCTACGCCAATCATTAACCCGCCACAAGCAGCAATTTTAGGTATGCACAAGATTCAAGACCGTCCAATGGTTGTTGATGGCAAAATCGAAATCTTGCCAATGATGTACCTAGCTCTGTCTTATGACCACCGTTTGGTTGATGGTCGTGAATCAGTAGGTTTCCTAGTAACCGTAAAAGAATTGCTAGAAGATCCTGCGCGCTTACTTCTTGATGTATAA
- the sucC gene encoding ADP-forming succinate--CoA ligase subunit beta, whose translation MNLHEYQAKQLFAEFGLPVPEGYACDTPQEAAEAAGKIGGSKWVVKCQVHAGGRGKAGGVELHDNKEGIRDFAQKWLGKNLVTYQTDANGQPVSKILVEAASNIANELYLGAVVDRSTRRIVFMASTEGGVEIEKVAEETPELIHKAAIDPLVGPQPYQGRELAFKLGLEGDQIKQFTKIFLGLGNMFTQYDLALLEINPLVITGEGNLLCLDGKINIDSNALYRQPTLRDMHDTTQEDAREAHAAKWELNYVALDGNIGCMVNGAGLAMGTMDIVNIHGGHPANFLDVGGGATKERVTEAFKIILSDNNVKAVLVNIFGGIVRCDLIAEGIIGAVEEVGVKVPVVVRLEGNNAELGAKTLADSGLNIIAATSLTEAAEKVVAAAEGK comes from the coding sequence ATGAATTTGCATGAATATCAAGCCAAACAGCTGTTTGCAGAGTTCGGACTGCCAGTACCTGAAGGTTATGCCTGCGATACTCCACAAGAAGCTGCTGAAGCTGCTGGTAAGATCGGTGGAAGTAAGTGGGTCGTAAAATGTCAGGTGCATGCTGGTGGCCGTGGTAAGGCAGGCGGTGTCGAACTGCATGATAACAAAGAAGGTATCCGTGATTTTGCGCAAAAGTGGCTAGGTAAAAACCTTGTGACCTATCAAACAGACGCAAATGGACAACCTGTTTCAAAAATTCTTGTTGAAGCGGCTTCCAACATCGCGAATGAGCTCTATCTCGGTGCTGTTGTCGATCGCTCTACACGGCGTATCGTGTTTATGGCATCGACAGAAGGTGGTGTGGAAATTGAAAAAGTAGCGGAAGAAACTCCAGAACTGATTCATAAAGCAGCGATTGATCCGTTAGTAGGGCCTCAGCCATATCAAGGTCGTGAATTGGCGTTCAAGCTTGGGCTTGAAGGTGACCAAATTAAACAGTTTACTAAGATTTTCCTTGGGTTAGGCAATATGTTTACCCAATATGATCTCGCTCTGCTAGAGATCAACCCATTGGTGATTACAGGCGAAGGCAATTTATTGTGCCTAGACGGTAAGATCAATATCGATTCCAATGCGTTATATCGCCAGCCAACATTACGCGATATGCACGACACGACTCAAGAAGATGCTCGCGAAGCTCATGCTGCAAAATGGGAACTTAACTATGTTGCGCTTGATGGCAATATTGGCTGCATGGTCAACGGCGCGGGTTTAGCAATGGGGACGATGGATATCGTAAACATTCATGGTGGTCATCCTGCTAACTTTTTGGATGTTGGCGGCGGCGCGACGAAAGAGCGCGTTACGGAAGCATTTAAAATCATTCTTTCTGATAACAATGTCAAAGCGGTATTAGTGAATATCTTTGGTGGTATCGTTCGTTGTGATTTAATCGCAGAAGGGATTATTGGAGCAGTAGAAGAAGTTGGCGTCAAAGTACCAGTAGTAGTACGCCTTGAAGGGAATAACGCAGAACTCGGTGCGAAAACATTGGCCGACAGTGGCTTAAATATTATTGCAGCCACTTCGCTTACCGAAGCTGCAGAAAAAGTTGTTGCGGCAGCGGAGGGTAAATAA
- the sucD gene encoding succinate--CoA ligase subunit alpha, which yields MSILIDKSTKVICQGFTGGQGTFHSEQALDYGTQLVGGVSPGKGGTKHLGLPVFNTVREAVEATGANASVIYVPAPFCKDAILEAVDSGIKLIVTITEGIPTLDMLDVKVRLDEAGVRMIGPNCPGVITPDECKIGIMPGHIHKKGKVGIVSRSGTLTYEAVKQTTDEGFGQTTCVGIGGDPIPGSNFIDILALFEKDPETEAIVMIGEIGGTAEEEAAAYIKENVTKPVVSYIAGVTAPPGKRMGHAGAIISGGKGTADEKFAALEAAGVKTVKSLAQIGSALREVTGW from the coding sequence ATGTCAATTCTTATCGATAAATCGACTAAAGTCATCTGTCAGGGATTCACCGGCGGACAAGGGACATTTCACTCTGAGCAAGCTCTCGACTATGGTACGCAACTTGTTGGCGGCGTTTCACCCGGTAAAGGTGGCACTAAACATTTAGGTTTACCTGTGTTTAATACTGTCCGTGAAGCGGTTGAAGCGACAGGTGCGAACGCATCTGTGATTTATGTACCCGCTCCTTTCTGTAAAGATGCAATATTGGAAGCCGTCGACTCAGGTATCAAACTGATCGTCACCATTACTGAAGGTATTCCAACGCTAGATATGTTAGACGTTAAAGTACGTTTAGATGAAGCGGGTGTACGGATGATCGGTCCTAACTGTCCGGGAGTCATTACGCCGGATGAATGTAAGATTGGTATCATGCCTGGACATATTCATAAGAAAGGTAAGGTGGGCATCGTATCTCGCTCCGGTACTCTAACTTATGAAGCAGTAAAACAAACAACGGATGAAGGTTTCGGCCAAACAACCTGTGTTGGTATCGGTGGTGACCCAATCCCGGGCTCTAATTTCATTGATATTTTGGCGCTGTTTGAAAAAGATCCAGAAACTGAAGCGATTGTGATGATCGGTGAAATTGGTGGTACGGCTGAAGAAGAAGCAGCGGCATACATCAAAGAGAATGTGACTAAACCTGTCGTCTCATATATCGCGGGTGTGACTGCGCCTCCGGGTAAACGTATGGGTCATGCTGGAGCTATTATTTCTGGTGGGAAAGGGACTGCGGATGAAAAATTTGCAGCACTTGAAGCCGCGGGCGTTAAGACCGTGAAAAGCCTAGCTCAAATCGGTAGCGCATTGCGTGAAGTGACCGGCTGGTAA